GTTTATGCTTTATACACTTCCGTTACCTAAGAAGTAACGGAAACATATGGGGTAAAAAAACATGATTCTAACAAAAGAGAAATCAGCCATCCTCGGGACCAAAAATGGGACAGGGGAGGGCGTAGCGTGCTTAAAACGCTGGTATGTGGCACATGTTCGCATACATCACGAAAAAAAAGTAGCCGAATATTTGGGGAAAATGGGAATTGAGACTTTTGTTCCTGTCCAGCAAGAAATCCATCAATGGAGTGATCGCCGTAAATTAGTTGAAACAGTTCTTCTTCCGATGATGGTGTTTGTTCATGCCGATCCGAAGGAACGGATGGCTGCTTTAACTCTTGCCACGGTAAGCCGTTACATGGTGTTGCGTGGTGAGGGAAAGCCTGCTGTGATTCCTGATGATCAGATGGCGAGTTTTCGTTTTATGCTCGATTATTCGGAAGAGGCAATCTGTATGAATTATTCTCCATTAGCTCGTGGAAAGAAAGTTCGTGTTATCAAAGGTCCTTTGACGGGACTGGTTGGAGAACTAGTTGCGTTAGATGGCAAAAGTAAGATTGCTGTCCGGCTGGATATGTTGGGCTGCGCTTGTGTCGATATGCCTATCGGATATGTAGAGCAAATTGGCGAAAGAAACTAAGAGGTGATGGGGACCTTCAATAATAGCATACAGGAGAAAATAGAAAAACTACAAAAAACAGTTGATACATTGCTTCATATGGGTGAGAATATGGACTGTATATGTGTCGACGATCTTTCACTACTTAATAAAGAGATCCATGAACAGATCAATGATCTGTATCCTTATCACGGTAAGACTGCTGAGCAGGAAGCTGCTTTGTGTCTGTCTCTTCTGATGGGATATAGTGTGTCTATGTATGCCAATTCAGAGGATGAGGCAAAGAAGAAGACTGTTCTGAGGCGTTCGCAAATGATTCTGAAAAACCAATTGCCTTCACCATTGAAAATTCAGTTACACACAATCTACGATAAACTATTGTCATAGTAAATCTACTTTTTTTGAAAAAAGACTTTATAATTTATTGGGGTATTTAAATTATGAAACACGCATTTGACCGTTTTGTTCAATATTTGCAGAAAAACTATTTTAGTTATTGGATTGTATTAGGAATTGATACATTCATAGCTTTGATTTGTACCTGGGTGTCATTTATCGGCATTCATTATATAACGGAGACTTCTAAAGAAATCACTTCTCTCTTTCATATTTTGGCGATTTCTGTGATTTCCAGTATCTTAGGTTCCTTTTTATTCCATACCTACCGTAATACGATCCGCTTTTCCCAGTTGAAGGAATTATGGAGACTTGCCGGAAGTGCGCTGATAAAAGCTGTCTGTATCGCAATGGCTATCTGGCTTTTCTTGCCTCAGACGGGACTGCATAATAGTCAGAAAATAGTCTTTGTACTGTTTGATGGTATGCTTACTTTTATTGCCATGGTAGGCTTCCGTATTCAGCTGATTCTGGTTTATGAACTCCTGCTGAATATGCTGAATAAGAAGAATATGCATATTCTGATCTATGGTATTGATGATAAGAGTGTGGCATTGAAAGTCCGGCTAATGAACAGCTCCCACTATAAAGTGGTAGGCTTCTGTATCTACGGAACGGGCGACTCCATCCGACGCGTGGCTGATCTTCCCGTTTATTCATTTAAGGATGAAGAGTGCTTTAACAAGCTTATTCATAAGAAGTGTATCGGCGGCATCCTGTTTGCCCGTTACGAGAATACCCGTGAAGAGGAAGACCGCCTGCTTCAGTATTGTAAAAGGAGTGGATTGAAAACGTTGATTGCTCCGAGTATCAGTGAGGCTGACGAAAACGGCAGTTTCCACCAATGGGTACGCCCTATCAAAATTGAAGACTTGCTGGGTCGCTCAGAAATTCATATCAATATGGAGGAGGTGATGACTGAGTTCTGTGGCAAGGTTGTGCTGGTGACAGGAGCTGCCGGTAGTATTGGCAGCGAGCTTTGCCGGCAACTGGCTCAGATGAACATCAAGAAGCTGATCATGTTTGATTCCGCCGAGTCACCTTTGCATAATGTCCGCCTGGAATTTGAGAAGAATTATCCCGATCTTGATTTTGTTCCTGTCATTGGAGACGTCCGCGTGAAAGAACGTCTCCGTATGGTCTTCGAAACTTATCAGCCTCAGATCATCTTTCATGCCGCTGCTTATAAGCATGTTCCGTTAATGGAAGAGAATCCCTGTGAAGCTGTGCTGGTCAACGTTGTCGGCTCTCGCCAGGTTGCCGATATGGCAGTTGAATACGGAGCTGAGAAGATGATCATGGTTTCTACCGATAAGGCGGTGAATCCGACCAATGTCATGGGATGCTCGAAACGCTTGGCCGAAATCTATGTACAGAGTCTGGGATGTGCTATCCGTGAGGGAAAAGTAAAAGGCCATACCAAATTTATCACTACCCGCTTTGGTAACGTCTTGGGTAGTAACGGTTCTGTAATTCCCCGTTTTAAGGAACAGATTGAGAATGGCGGTCCTGTCACAGTGACTCACCCCGATATCATTCGTTTCTTTATGACTATCCCCGAAGCTTGTCGTCTGGTAATGGAGGCTGCCACTATGGGTGAAGGCAATGAGATTTTTGTCTTTGAGATGGGAAAGGCTGTGAAGATTGTTGATCTGGCCACCCGTATGATCGAATTGGCCGGTTATCGTCCGGGTGAGGATATTGAGATAGAGTTTACGGGACTTCGTCCGGGTGAGAAGCTTTATGAAGAAGTCCTGAGTGATAAAGAGAACACAATCCCTACTGAGAATAAGAAGATAATGATAGCGAAGGTACGTCATTATGAATATACAGATATCCTTGATACTTATACAGAATTTGAGAAGCTATCTCGTTCTGTGCAGATCATGGACACAGTGAAACTAATGAAGAGAGTGGTACCAGAGTTTAAATCAAAGAACTCACCGAGATTTGAGGTCTTGGATAGATAACTAGAATAATTCTGAACACTAACATAAATCAACAATGGATACAAAAGAATTGAAGATTGCTGTTGCAGGTACCGGCTATGTTGGTCTTAGCATAGCAACGCTTTTGTCGCAACATCATCAGGTGACGGCAGTCGATGTGATTCCTGAGAAAGTAGATATGCTTAACCGTAAACAATCGCCTATTCAGGATGAGTATATAGAGAAATATTTGTCCGAAAAGGCATTGAACCTAACCGCTACGCTTGACGGCGCCAAGGCCTACAGTGACGCTGATTTTGTGATTATAGCGGCTCCTACTAACTATGATCCTGTGAAGAACTATTTTGATACCCATCATATAGAGGATGTCATTGATCTTGTTTTAAGTGTCAATCCTGATGCTGTGATGGTAATAAAGTCTACTATTCCTGTGGGATATTGCCGTGGACTTTATTTGAAGTATGCCCGAAAGGAAGTTAAGAAGCTTAATTTGCTTTTTTCTCCGGAGTTTCTTCGTGAGAGTATGGCCCTTTATGATAACTTATATCCAAGTCGTATCATTGTTGGATATCCAAAACTAATTGATGGTGAGCAGTTTGACGAGGAAAACGAAGCTATTAAGGCCATTGCTGATGTTCTCACTCTAGAGAAAGCTGCACATGCTTTCGCCGCATTGCTTCAGGAAGGTGCAATCAAGAAAGATATTCCCACTCTTTTTATGGGTATAAAGGAGGCGGAGGCTGTTAAACTGTTTGCTAATACCTACCTTGCTTTACGTGTCAGTTATTTTAATGAACTTGATACTTATGCAGAGATGAAAGGTTTGGATTCTCAATCAATCATACAAGGTGTTGGTCTGGATCCTCGTATTGGCACACATTATAATAATCCATCCTTTGGTTATGGCGGTTATTGTTTGCCTAAAGACACGAAACAACTCTTGGCTAATTATCAGGATGTACCTCAGAACATGATGACTGCTATTGTCGAAAGTAACCGTACAAGAAAAGACTTCATAGCAGATCAAGTGCTGCGTAAAGCGGGTTATTATACTGCCTCCTGTTCATGGGATGCCCAGAAAGAGCAAAAAATAACCATTGGTGTATATCGTTTGACCATGAAGTCCAATTCTGACAACTTCCGTCAAAGTGCCATTCAAGGGATTATGAAGCGTATCAAGGCAAAGGGGGCTACTATTGTGATTTTCGAGCCCACTATGCAAGATGGTGAAACTTTCTTTGGAAGTCAAGTGATCAATAATCTGGTCGAGTTTAAGGAAATAAGTCAGGCCATAATTGCCAACCGTTACGATGCTTGTCTGGATGATGTGAAAGAGAAGGTATATACTCGTGACATTTTCCAAAGAGATTAACTTTATGGTAACATACAATGTTAGTTTAGAGAACAAAGTGGTTCTAGTGACGGGTGCAGCCGGTTTTATTGGAGCCAATTTGGTAAAACGTTTGCTGAATGAGTTTGATACCGTGAAAGTCATCGGTATTGATAATATTACCGAATACTATGACGTACGTTTAAAGTATGAACGCTTACAAGAATTGTCTGCTTACGGTGACAGATTTGTTTTCATAAAAGACAGTATTGCTAAAAAGGAAATTGTTGAGTCTATTTTCACTAACTACCATCCTCAGGTAGTCGTGAACCTTGCTGCACAAGCCGGTGTACGCTATAGCATCACTAACCCTGATGCCTATATTGAAAGTAATCTTATTGGATTTTATAACATCTTAGAGTCCTGTCGTCATCATAGCGTGGAGCATTTAGTATATGCTTCTTCCAGTAGTGTGTATGGGTGCAATAAGAAAGTGCCTTATAGTACCGATGATAAGGTAGATAATCCAGTATCACTTTACGCTGCTACTAAAAAGAGCAATGAGTTAATGGCTCATGCTTATAGCAAGCTCTATAACATACCAAGCACAGGTCTGCGATTCTTCACCGTTTACGGTCCCTGCGGTCGTCCTGATATGGCTTATTTTAGCTTTACCAACAAGCTATTAAAGGGTGAGACCATACAAATTTATAATTACGGCAATTGTAAGCGCGACTTTACTTATATAGACGATATTGTAGAAGGCATAGTTCGTATTATGCAGCATGCACCGGAGAAACGGAATGGTGAGGATGGACTTCCGGTGCCACCGTATAAGGTATATAACATTGGGAATAACTCACCTGAAAATCTTCTTGATTTCGTTACTATCCTTCAGGATGAACTTATCCGTGCAGGTGTACTTCCCAACTACTATGACTTTGAATCCTACAAAGAACTAGTACCGATGCAACCTGGAGATGTGCCTGTGACATATGCTGATACTACTCCTTTGCAGCAAGATTTTGGATTTAAACCGTCAACATCATTACGTGAGGGATTGAGGAAGTTTGCAGGGTGGTATGCTAAGTATTATGGCACATTCAAATACCATCCATAGGTTGATTATATAAAAATAAAAAGATAAAATCATTATGAGTATTTTTGCAGGTAAAACCCTTATGATTACTGGTGGAACAGGTTCCTTCGGCAATGCAGTTTTGAATCGTTTCCTTCGTACCGACATCGGAGAAATCCGTATTTTTTCACGAGATGAGAAGAAGCAGGATGATATGCGTCACGAATATCAGGTAAAGTATCCTGATGTGGCACACAAAATCAAGTTCTTTATTGGCGATGTACGTAATTTGCAGTCATGTAAGAACGCAATGCCTGGAGTTGACTATATCTTTCACGCTGCGGCTTTGAAGCAGGTTCCAAGTTGTGAGTTCTTCCCCATGGAAGCAGTGAAAACCAATGTAATCGGTACAGATAACGTTTTGACGGCTGCTATCGAGGCTGGCGTTGGTGCTGTGATATGTCTATCTACGGATAAGGCTGCCTATCCTATCAATGCTATGGGTATCACGAAAGCTGTTGAGGAGAAGATTGCAGTAGCTAAGAGCCGCTACTCTGGTAAGACCAAGATTTGCTGTACGCGTTATGGCAATGTGATGTGTTCTCGTGGTTCTGTAATTCCTCTGTGGATAGAGCAAATTCGCAATGGCAATCCTGTAACTTTGACTGAGCCTACGATGACCCGCTTTATCATGTCGTTGGAAGAGGCGGTAGACCTTGTGCTCTTTGCTTTTGAACATGGGCAGAATGGTGATATCCTTGTTCAAAAAGCTCCGGCTTGTACCATCCAGACTCAGGCAGAGGCTGTTTGTGAATTATTTGGTGGCAAGAAAGAAGACATCAAGGTTATCGGTATCCGTCATGGTGAGAAGATGTATGAGACATTGCTTACCAATGAAGAATGTGCCAAGGCTGAAGATATGGGTAATTTCTATCGTGTGCCTGCTGATAATCGTGGCTTGAATTATGATAAGTTCTTCAAAGAAGGTGAAACGGAACGTAACACACTTACGGAGTTCAATTCTAATAATACTTATATATTGAATGTAGAAGAGACCAAGGTTAAAATAGCCGCTCTTGATTACATTCAAAAGGAATTGAGTGGCGAGGGTAATTTCGTACAATAGTAGAGTTATGAATATTTTAGTTACTGGTGCCAAAGGTTTTGTTGGTAGAAATCTTTGTGCTCAACTTAATAATATCAAAAACGGAAAGGCTCGTTGCTATGGCGATCTGAAGATTGAGGAGGTCTTTGAATACGATATCGATTCCACTTCCGAACAATTAGATGCCTGGTGTCAGAAAGCCGACTTTGTGTTTAACCTTGCTGGAGTGAACCGTCCCAAAGAGAATGTCGAGTTTATGAAAGGCAATTTCGGTTTTGCAAGCACATTGCTTGATACACTGAAGAAACATCATAATACTTGTCCTGTCATGCTCTCTTCCAGTGCACAAGCTTCTCTGACTGGTCGTTTCGGTAACAGTGAATACGGTCGCAGCAAAAAGGCAGGTGAAGATCTTTTTCTACAATACGGTAAGGATACAGGAGCCAAGGTATTGGTTTATCGTTTCCCGAATCTTTATGGCAAATGGTGTCGTCCCAACTACAACAGTGCTGTTGCTACATTCTGCAACAATATCGCTAACGACCTTCCTATACAAGTCAGTGATTCAAGTGTAGTACTGGAGCTGCTTTATATTGACGATCTCGTAGACGAGATGATTCATGCTTTGAAAGGCGAGGAACATCATTGCGAGTTTGAAGGTCTTGACGTACATCCATTGGTGGATGGCAGGTACTGTTATTGTCCGGTTACCCATAAGGTTACATTAGGCGAAATAGTTGATTTGCTGCATCAGTTTGCAGAAATGCCAAAGACGCTGATGATTCCTGAAATCCCGTCAGATTCGTTTGCCAAAAGATTGTATAGTACTTATCTGAGTTATTTGCCCAAAGAAAAAGCAATTTTTGATCTGAAGATGAATGTAGATCAGCGTGGTTCATTTACAGAACTTGTACATACCTTGAACTGTGGTCAGGTAAGTATAAATATCTCCAAACCGGGTATTACTAAGGGGGAACATTGGCACAATACCAAATGGGAACAATTTATCGTTGTCAGCGGTCATGGGCTCATCCAACTCCGCAAGGAAGGTACAGACGAAGTGTTGAACTACGAGGTGAGTGGTGACAAAATACAGTCTGTTATCATGCTTCCCGGATATGCCCATAACATCATCAATCTCTCCGATACGGAAGACTTGGTAACGGTTATGTACTGCAATGAGATATTCAACCCGGATAAACCGGATACATACTTTGATAAAGTGAAAAAATGATCATGGAAAAACAACCCAAATTAGATTATTCAGATATAAAGTTCAAGGATAATGGTAAGTTGAAGCTTATCATCGTAGTGGGTACTCGTCCCGAGATTATCCGTTTGGCAGCTGTTATCACCAAATGTCGTCAGTATTTTGATGTGATTCTTGCCCATACTGGTCAGAATTACGACTACAACCTCAACGGAATATTCTTTAAAGATTTGAAGTTGGCAAAGCCTGAAGTATATATGGATGCTGTAGGCGATGATTTGGGAGCCACTTGTGGCAATATCATCAACTGTTCCTATAAACTTTTTGCGCAGACAAAGCCTGATGGTGTGCTTGTGTTAGGCGATACTAATTCGTGTCTTAGTATTATTGGAGCTAAACGTTTGCACATTCCTATCTTTCATATGGAAGCTGGAAACCGTTGTAAAGACGAATGTCTTCCAGAGGAGACCAACCGACGCATCGTAGATATCATCTCTGATGTCAACATGGCCTACTCTGAGCATGCTCGCCGATACCTGGCTGACTGTGGACTCCCTAAAGAACGTACTTACGTTACTGGTTCTCCAATGGCCGAGGTACTCCGCGAGAACCTTGCAGAAATTGAGGCATCTGACGTTCACAATCGTTTGGGACTTGAAAAAGGTAAGTATATTCTGTTGAGTGCTCACCGTGAAGAGAATATTGATACCGAGAAGAATTTCCTTTCTCTCTTCAATGCCATCAATGCTATGGCTGAGAAGTACGATATGCCAATTCTCTACTCTTGTCACCCACGTTCACGCAACCGTCTTGCCGCATCAGGTTACAAACTTGACCATCGTGTGATCCTGCATGAACCTCTCGGCTTTCATGATTACAACTGCCTCCAGATGAATGCCTTTGCGGTAGTATCTGACTCAGGCACCCTCCCAGAGGAGAGTAGCTTCTTTACTTCAATAGGTCGTCCATTTCCAGCCATCTGTATCCGCACCTCTACTGAGCGCCCTGAGGCCTTGGACAAAGCGTGCTTTGTCCTCTCTGGTATTGACACTAAGGGACTGGTACAGAGCGTAGAACTTGCGGTAGAGCTCGCAAAGGATGGTAGCCACGGCATACCAGTTCCAAGTTATGTTGACGAGAATGTTTCAACGAAAGTCGTTAAGATCATTCAATCTTATGTGGGAGTGGTTAATAAGATGGTATGGAGAAAAGTTTTATAGCCTCAGTTCTGTGGTAGTTGTATTTAGATGTGATGTCCCTTCTGTTGTCATGGCTTGGGCTGTGTTTATATTTTTGGTAATATTTATAACTCATTAAAATGACAGAAGGAACGTTTGTAAAATATTTAGAAATAAAAATACAATTGATAAATGTAAATAACTTTGTAATAGGAATATCACTCATCGTAGATAATCTGGGGGCTTTACCAACCATTAACTTGAAACTGAATAGAAGCCTCCACCGAAACTATCACGTATAAAGAAGAAGGTTATAGGTAGTACTTCGTTGAGTATGAGGTTCAATCCCGCCACTTGTTCCAGAAAGAGTTTTAACGATTTTACATTTCTTCCAATGATAATAGACAATAAATTCCTTGACGAATTCTCGGATCAAGCCAAGACATACATCCTCGCTTGCGTCAGTTGTTCGACTTACGTACAACTGGCTTTGTATATTGTAATATAGTTATCATATCAATAATATGGAAGGGAAATCTTTAAAAATATTTTGTTGATATAGTAGATATAGGTTACCAGTTTATTTAGGTTCTCTCGTTATATATAGCGTAATTGGAAATATGTATCATTAGACAAGCTGCAACCAGTAGTATTGGTGATGATCTCTCTCCTTTTATGTATTATAACATATTGATTCTGTGATGTTATTTACAAACTTATGAAAGGAAATCACTTAGTGTTTTTATTAGGAGTTTAAATATATATGAAGAAGGTATATTATATAGGCTGGTATATAGCCGATGAAGATAAAGATAAATTCGTAGGAAATGTCCCGGGTAATCTTAAAATGCATTATGTAGTTGACCAATTAAAAAGAAGTGGTCATACTCCTGAAATAATCTCATTTGTCAAAAAAAAAGGAAGCACAGGGGTATATATGAATATCAACAAGACTTCGCAAGAATGCAAACTAACATACTTGACTGGTATTAGAGGGAATAGTCGAATTCTTAAAAAAATGGATTTTTTGATTAAGAAAATCATATTTACGTACTATTTCCTATTCAATTTCTCAGCTGAGGATACATTAGTCTTATATCATAGTGTAGAACTCACATTATTAGTAGCTAAACTAAAAAGACTTGTAAAAAGGAATGTAATTATTGAAGTAGAAGAGATCTATGGTTATTCTGCGGTTACTGATCGTCCATGGGTAGAAGATGAAATAGATTCCATTAAAAAAATGGATCTACATATTTGTGTCAACGATGGAATACCACAAGGCTTAAAATTGGAAACAGGTAAATTTGTCGTCAGTTTGGGTGTCGGGAATATTCCAACTAGAACAATAGATCGTTTCAATGATGGGAAAATTCATGTTGTGTATGCAGGTACAATTGAGATGAAAAAACTAGGGGCTATGACTGCTGTAGAATCTGCTAAATTTTTACCAGATTACTACATTCTGCATATTCTAGGATTTGGATCTGAAGAAAACATGAAAAAACTCAAATTAAAGATTTCAGAAGTAAATAATGATGTGGGCAGTGAACGTATCAAATATGATGGCTATAAGTCGGGAAAAGAACTTGATGACTTCTTATTTTCTTGTCATATAGGGCTCAGTTCAAATGTTATGCGTCCAAATTTCGCCAACAACTCTTTCCCGTCAAAGGTAATAACGTATATGTGTCACGATTTGTCTGTCGTTCTTGGATATGCAGAGGCTTTTTACGACGTTCCGATGTCCAGAGGCTGGCAGTTCTACCATGAATACACACCAGAAAAGATAGCTGAAGCAATTACTAAAGTAGAGATAAAACCTATTGGGTATTATCATCCTTCTATTATAAGAATGAATAGTAATCTTCAAGCATTTTTTAAGAAATATTGTTGATAATGAAAATTGCAATCATTACATTTTTTGATAACGGTAATTATGGTTCTGAACTGCAGACATTGGCAATGAATGACTATTTGAATGCAAAAGGTCATGTGACGGTTTTCTGCAAGGTAAAATCATCGAATAAAATTATTCGTGCAATAGAACTTCTATATGATAAAGTCTTATTGAAATGGTATAAGATAACAGATAAAGAAAAGAGACAATATCTTACAGACAGAGCTAAAAATCTATCCTCTCAAAGAAATATACCACCTAAATTGAGGCAGTATATTCATTCTTTTGTGAACTCTCATATTTCGTTTGGATGTATAAGTCGCTTATTACTCTTTAGAAAAGAGCGTTTTGATGCATACATTTGTGGAAGTGATCAGATTTGGTCTGCTTTGAAAATGCCTTTACTACCGTTAAATTTCCTTTATGGTATCGATAAGAAGAAAAAGATAGCATATGCTCCAAGTATTGGGTTAGATAATCCACCGTATTATTACATTAGAGAGGTAGAAAAATATGTAAAAGATTTTATTTATCTATCTGTTCGAGAAGAAGATGCAAAGAATGTTCTCAAAAAGCAGTATGGTATTGAAGCGATGCAAGTTTTAGACCCTACTCTATTACAAGGGAAGGGATTTTGGGACTCATTATTAGCGATAGAATCTAAGCAGGTGCCAACAAAACCATATGTTTTCTGCTATTTTTTAGGTAAATTAAATGAAGATATAGTCACTTGTATAAATAGAATAGCAAATGGCAAGTGTGTTATGGTGCTTCCGTATGAAGAAGATTGTGACCTTATCAAAAATGGGAAATATGAACTTGCGGATCCCCTTGATTTTGTAAACTTGATTAAGCATGCGGATTATGTATTGACTGACTCTTTTCATGGGAGCATTTTCTCTATTTTGTACGATAAGCAGTTTGTTGTCACAAAACGAACTCATGTTAGAAGAGTTTCACAAACTTCACGAATTACTTCTCTCCTCAAAATATTTAATCTTCAAAGCCAGTATTGCTCTGGGGTTGATGAAATAATTAATGCACTACAAAATAATATAGACTATTCTTTTACACATATACAACTTGAGGAAGAACAAAGAAAATCTAGGCTATTTCTTGACGGTGCACTTAATGAAATAGAAAAGAATATAAAATCATGAATAAATATCTCAATAATATAAATGCGTCGTATTGTTGCGGTTGTTCTGCATGTGTACACAAGTGTCCTAAGCAATGCCTTAGAATGTCACAGGATAAGGACGGCTTTTTTTTCCCTATTGTAAACAATCGTGAAGCTTGCATAGATTGCAGCTTGTGTGCAAAGGTTTGCCCTATGGAAAATATGGTTGAGTCAGATTATCCTCACACGTTCTATGGTGCTTACAATACAAACAAAACAGATATTGTGAATAGCTCTTCTGGTGGAATATATCCATCACTTGCAAAGTGGATAATTTCACAAGGAGGAATCGTTTTTGGAGCATCATTAGATGATGAGCATAAGCTATACCACATTGGAGTGTCCACAGAATCTGATATACAAAAAACAATTGGTTCTAAATATTTCCAAAGTGAAATAAGAGATACATACGTAGAGTGCAAGAAAGAATTAGATAAAGGACGATTGGTTTTGTATACGGGTACTCCTTGTCAGGTTCATGGACTGAAGAGGTATCTAGGAAAAGATTATGATAATCTTTATACAGCAGATGTAATTTGTCATGGTGTTCCAAGTAGTAAAATGTTTGATGCTTATATCGACTTCCTTGAGAAAAAGCATAACGGAAAGCTTGTGGATATCAATTTCAGAGACAAGAAAAGGAATGGGTGGTCTATTACACTTAGATATACTATTGAATATTCAAATGACAAAAGAAAAGACTACTATCTAATTAACAAGCTCTCAGAATATTTTATGGCTTTTCTCGGTGGCTACATTGAAAGAGAGAGTTGTTATTCTTGTCCCTTCTCTTCAATGCGTCGCCCTGGTGACATTACTATGGGTGATTTTTGGGGGTATCAGTTCAAGAGGCCAGATCTGAAGCATGATGAAGGATTGTCATTGATTATAGTAAACAGTGAGCATGGTAAAAGAATAGTTGATGTCCTTCACAGAAACGGAGTACAATTTAACGCTGTAGATGAAGAGTGTGTTAAGGCTAGTGAAAACAAGAATTTGTATAAGCCTACATTACGACCAGAGGTCAGAAGTGTGGTGTATGATGAATTGCAGAATTTTGGCTTTGAATACATTGCGAAGAAATATTTCAGACGTACGCAGACACTGAGAAATAAGGCTAAAAACTATATGCCTGTTGCATTGGTAAATATTATCAAGAAGTTAAAGTAATGAACTTAATAATTTCCATATTATTTGCATTTATAATAGGGATATTTGACGGGCATTTTTCTGTATTTGTTGCAGGCATTGTTATTACATTAGCATGCCGACTGCACTTATTGTCATTTGGGGGTAATGATTTAGCTCGTGGTAAAAGACTGATGGCGATAATTATTCCTGTTTATTTTATTGCTGCTTTGATTTTCAGTTATTCCTTTGACGCATCTCATCATTTTATAGTATCAGATCCGTCTCGATATATTCAAAGTTATTGTTTTTCGAATGTTAATTATTACAATTTTGATCAATTACGGAACTGTTATTTAGAGCTATCTGATAATAATGCTTTATATAACAGTTCTGTATTAGCCGTTTGTACATTTGCTAACAATTATTTAGGAGGATCTTCTGTACTGTTTATGACATTAATACAGACATTATTTGGATTAATGTCAATAATGATGCTGTATAGAATCCTTGTAAGACAATTTGGCTTCGAACAAGCTTTCAAATACTCTCTTCTTTTT
This sequence is a window from Bacteroides thetaiotaomicron VPI-5482. Protein-coding genes within it:
- a CDS encoding polysaccharide pyruvyl transferase family protein, which produces MKIAIITFFDNGNYGSELQTLAMNDYLNAKGHVTVFCKVKSSNKIIRAIELLYDKVLLKWYKITDKEKRQYLTDRAKNLSSQRNIPPKLRQYIHSFVNSHISFGCISRLLLFRKERFDAYICGSDQIWSALKMPLLPLNFLYGIDKKKKIAYAPSIGLDNPPYYYIREVEKYVKDFIYLSVREEDAKNVLKKQYGIEAMQVLDPTLLQGKGFWDSLLAIESKQVPTKPYVFCYFLGKLNEDIVTCINRIANGKCVMVLPYEEDCDLIKNGKYELADPLDFVNLIKHADYVLTDSFHGSIFSILYDKQFVVTKRTHVRRVSQTSRITSLLKIFNLQSQYCSGVDEIINALQNNIDYSFTHIQLEEEQRKSRLFLDGALNEIEKNIKS
- a CDS encoding UDP-N-acetyl glucosamine 2-epimerase, with the translated sequence MEKQPKLDYSDIKFKDNGKLKLIIVVGTRPEIIRLAAVITKCRQYFDVILAHTGQNYDYNLNGIFFKDLKLAKPEVYMDAVGDDLGATCGNIINCSYKLFAQTKPDGVLVLGDTNSCLSIIGAKRLHIPIFHMEAGNRCKDECLPEETNRRIVDIISDVNMAYSEHARRYLADCGLPKERTYVTGSPMAEVLRENLAEIEASDVHNRLGLEKGKYILLSAHREENIDTEKNFLSLFNAINAMAEKYDMPILYSCHPRSRNRLAASGYKLDHRVILHEPLGFHDYNCLQMNAFAVVSDSGTLPEESSFFTSIGRPFPAICIRTSTERPEALDKACFVLSGIDTKGLVQSVELAVELAKDGSHGIPVPSYVDENVSTKVVKIIQSYVGVVNKMVWRKVL
- a CDS encoding Coenzyme F420 hydrogenase/dehydrogenase, beta subunit C-terminal domain, which gives rise to MENMVESDYPHTFYGAYNTNKTDIVNSSSGGIYPSLAKWIISQGGIVFGASLDDEHKLYHIGVSTESDIQKTIGSKYFQSEIRDTYVECKKELDKGRLVLYTGTPCQVHGLKRYLGKDYDNLYTADVICHGVPSSKMFDAYIDFLEKKHNGKLVDINFRDKKRNGWSITLRYTIEYSNDKRKDYYLINKLSEYFMAFLGGYIERESCYSCPFSSMRRPGDITMGDFWGYQFKRPDLKHDEGLSLIIVNSEHGKRIVDVLHRNGVQFNAVDEECVKASENKNLYKPTLRPEVRSVVYDELQNFGFEYIAKKYFRRTQTLRNKAKNYMPVALVNIIKKLK
- a CDS encoding NAD-dependent epimerase/dehydratase family protein, with translation MNILVTGAKGFVGRNLCAQLNNIKNGKARCYGDLKIEEVFEYDIDSTSEQLDAWCQKADFVFNLAGVNRPKENVEFMKGNFGFASTLLDTLKKHHNTCPVMLSSSAQASLTGRFGNSEYGRSKKAGEDLFLQYGKDTGAKVLVYRFPNLYGKWCRPNYNSAVATFCNNIANDLPIQVSDSSVVLELLYIDDLVDEMIHALKGEEHHCEFEGLDVHPLVDGRYCYCPVTHKVTLGEIVDLLHQFAEMPKTLMIPEIPSDSFAKRLYSTYLSYLPKEKAIFDLKMNVDQRGSFTELVHTLNCGQVSINISKPGITKGEHWHNTKWEQFIVVSGHGLIQLRKEGTDEVLNYEVSGDKIQSVIMLPGYAHNIINLSDTEDLVTVMYCNEIFNPDKPDTYFDKVKK